One Ciconia boyciana chromosome 16, ASM3463844v1, whole genome shotgun sequence genomic window, AGCTGTTGACGTTACTAAATTAAGATTATTTCTCTATTAAAActatggaagaggaaaaacttgtCCAGTATTTATACAAACACTACTGCTCTAATTTCTAGCTGTGGTTATTTTTGTGATGACTCCATCATGCACTCATGCAATCTCAAGAATTTATCTTTGTGGTGGTATTTTGAAAAGGATAAAAtgaatcaaatatattttttcagttaagtACGTGTGTGAGGACACAACACTTTAATGGTATGTGTAACAACGTTTTCCTGGttggttctttttcttcaccTATCTGGACTAATTTTGAATGAGCTTATTACAAATATTTGGACAACTTACTCCTGTCTactttttttacccttttatCAACTGTGTTACTCTTAGCACTTTCAAATTAGCCTACAACACCACAACTTTCGTTAAAAGTCACATGCTTTTCCTGATAAACAGAAGTACAAAGCATTTGAGAATGCTATGTAAGATACTGTTCTGCCCTGGCAAAAATAATGGCTTGGACACTAAATCCAATACCATCAAGGAACTGCCCTTGAACACCAGGCCTTAACTTTACTAGATTTTGAATAAACACATGGTGTGAGAGGATAAATTATTCTGGATAAAGACTAACTACACTGACAAAGACAAAGTCCTGTACTCCTCATAAGGAACTGCAGCACATAGGTTAAAGGACACAACCGAGGTTACACAGTCTATGGCGGAGGCAGAAATGAATTTAAGTTTCTAATATTACACTTTAAGATGCTAAAAttgcaaaagaagaaactgaagagtAACTAAAAGCAAACTTTCAACCTTTCCCTTCTTATTTCTTTGCCACAGTGGTCTCTGTGAGGTCTTATGATGCCACTACAAAGATCAGCAAACAAAACTTGGCTGTGTTATGAATTGATTTCAATTTAAAAGAGCCATAAttcaattttgctttaaaaacatattacaaAATCCAATATTAAAAAGATTTGCATAGAAACATTCatcagaaagatattttatttgtttggctTGAAACACTTCCACTACAAGCCAAACATTTCAACACTAGGGCAGGAGGACCAGAAAGTGAACCTGACCAGAAACAACAGTGAAAACTACTAGTTTATTTTTGCTCTACCAGCTGACAAAATttggttatttatttaaaaaaaaatcacgggCCTTGCGGATGGggaaacttgatttttttaacccaaaCTATTCTTGTAAATTTATTAGTAACAGGGCGTTATTAGTTGAGAAAGCGTGTATGTACATATGTCTTACTGATTACAATGACTagcagattaaaaataagacagatACAGTGATAGATATTTAGACTATATTAACAACACACTTATTTTACACTCGCATAACATCCACAAATACACACACCTCTCTGCAcacataaaaatttaaaatgttaaagcaAACAGTCAGAGGTGGTTTCCAGATGAAGTCTCTGTTTGCCCCATTGCTCGGATCACAGACAGATAAATCACTGGGTGAATCCCCTCGCTAAGTAGTGGGAATATTACTTTAGTAGAGTTTGCTAATGGGGCAAAGGACCTTGTATTGTAATCCAGTGACATTTTCAACCTTCGGAGAACTTTTGTTGACATTCCCGAGTCCCTGGCTGCCATCCCAGCATGAAATAGTTTCTGTTCACATAATTCTCGTGTTTACCAGTCATGAAAAACTcttgcttttggcttttttttaaataaactttttttttttttgcaagtgaaaCTCTGTCTAAAAAAATATTGGCCCCAGGCATAGAAGGTTTTGCATAAATTCATATGTGATGAATGGCTGATTTTAATGTTATTTGGGTATTTGTCAGAACCTAACAAATATACATGGTAATGGTGGTTCATAAACTTAAACATCTCAATATCCCCTTTCTTCTAGAAATAAATTACGTTTGTTTGCCCTGCCTGGAGTCCTAAGGTAGCCGACattaggaatattttaaatgtgatcATCCATCCAGCATGTCTTTCAGGCGCCACGaagattaaatgaaagaatCATAAGATGAAGGTCTTTAACTTTTAATCCTTTTACAATGAACCCTTAGATAGACATGGGGGCAGGGTGCCTTCTATGTGAGTAATAATGCCTCTGTTCCTCTTCACTAGGTTAATGAATACCCTAAATGTCCcaagatctgatttttttttcccaaactatTGAAATTAGAAGCAAAGAGACGGGTGGTAAAACGCACCGAAAGAGCGAGGGAGGGAATGAATATGCATTCGGAGATAGGCGAACTAAACGTTAGAGAAAGCAGGGGTTGTGTCAATCTGGGTTGTGTCAATGAAAGACCTACGGgtttaaaataattagcatAGATTCCCTCAgagtttgagaaaaaaaaaagttttttgatTCCAAGATAAATAAGGAAAAGGCTTTCTGCACTGTCAGGGCGCCTCTGAAGAACACGTGGACAGTTTGTTTTCGCAGTTGGTATCTACGAGATACTAACCGTCGGGTTTCCCAGCACGCACAAGTCAAACACTTCGGAAATTGCGACGGGTCCTTATCGAGCCGCAGGACAGTTACGCGCCCCGCGGAGCACAGCGCGCCCCGCGGGCCGGGGACGTTCCCCACGGCCGGTGCCCCGCGCCCCGGAGAGGACAGCGGAGCGCGGGGGCTGGAGCGGAGCCCCACAGGCTGCCCAGCGCTGGGGGCGGGCAACgccggagccggcggcgggggggagcgggcggaGCGGCGCCGCGGGCCCCGCGGAAGGCgggccggggaggcggcggctgCGGGACATCGGGCGCCTGCGAGGCAGCGGCGTCCGCGGGCGAGCCGGACTGCAGCGCGGCGTGCGGGCGCGGGGGAGCCCggtgctccctgccctgccctgcccggggaggggggggggaagctggaGAGGGCAGCCGTCAGCGGAGAGATCgcccggggctggcgggagCCCAAAGAGTTAACCGGGCTGCGAGGGGCGACTGCGGCCGGGCAGGGAGGCTGTGCGAGGCTGTCATAGGATCAGGCTAATAACGTGTCTGCGCTGCAAACCCCCGGAGCCCAAGGGTCAAGTTTCAGCAGTGTCCCACCACAATGGTAGGTGTGAAAGACACGTGTCCCGTTGTAAATGAAATGTCAAGcggttaaaaaaaatcccaaaccagcTGCCACCGGGCGCGCTCCGCCTGCGCGGCGGAGGGCGAGCGGCTCCACGGGGGACAGCgcagcgcggggccggcggggaccccccgcccggggccccccccgcccagcccctcCTCGCCTGCCCCACGCGCGGGGCCGGATCCCCGGGGCGCTCCCGTCGCGTCGGTGCCACAGCTTCCCTCCTCGGAGGGTCGTGAGCAGGTTCCCACCTCCCCCTGCGCCGCGAGACGTCCTGCTGAGCGTGGAGAAcgaggaggagagagaagaaagcccCCCCGAAGGCGGCcaaaccagaaagcaaacagaatcCAAACGGCTCGTGTTTTAGTGGTTGACTTTAATTCTGCACTGCACTTTTACTACAAGgatataaagaataaatagcAGATACTCTTCATTTACATAGGATTAAGTCATTCAAACTGTTCTCTCTATTTACAATAACATTGTGCTCTAGGcgtttattcttttttattttaaatctaaagtccataaggaaaaaggaaaaaaccccccacacacGCTTTCCGAATAATGGAAAATAGCTTTAAAACGTTTTCTTATCAAAAagtttggtttgtattttttaatccttttattaaaaaaaaaaaacaaacaaaaaacctacttCGCCAAAGCGAAGCAACTTCTCTCTggaatataaatacaaaaaaaaaaaaaaaagatacattagCAACGATCAGGGTAATAgtcttaaaaatacagtagaCGCTGATTATTTCACGTATAATACTGACCTTTTAATAGTATATTAAAACGGTGccatatatacacacaatatACATTCTCCTACACGTTACAGTGCATTACAACGTTAACCAGAAAGcaaaagtcttttatttttgttgcagcAAAGGTCCACGTGAGTCCGCTGGAGAAGGGGCGAGCGAAGGTCAGTGCAAGCCCTAGCAGGAGCACTTGCACTCCGAAATGATGGGGTACTGGATGGGTATCCATGTGCACCTCTGCCCTCCCCGGCGCTGGCACCTCCACCTCAGGATCGTTAAATGCACGGACTTGGCAGGTTTGCAAACCATGCCTTCTGGGACTGAACAAGACCTTTTACTGTAGCAGCTGCCCACTTTGACATACCGGGGCCAAAAGCGGCTGCCGAGATCGTTCCACGTGTATAGGACCGGGCAGAAGGTCTGGGACCAGAGCCACATCTGCAGCTTCCTGCGCAGCTTCTTGCTCAGCCTGTGCTTCTTGCCCGGCTGCAGCCCGTCGTAAAACTCCAGCCCTTTGATTTCGCTGGGCATCGCTCCCGAGGGTCTCTGCCTGAGCAGCAAGTCCAGCTCAGCTAGATCGTCCACTCCAAGCCGGTCCTCGGGCAAGGAAATAGCCATAAAGTTAGGGTCGAAGTGTCCGCCCATGAGGTTCCTTAGCAAGGTCTCGTTAAGATCCTTCTCCTTGGGGTCAAAGATAGGGTCCGGGTGCTCGATTAGATCCACCAAGGGCAAGTTGTCGCTGGGAGCCGGTCGGATGTGCAGATAGTGCTGGCAGGCGCCTTGCTCTAGCCGGAGACCCAGCAGAACCACCAAGGCGTATATAGTCACAAGGCACTGGGAATGATCCATCCTTGGGAGAccggtgggggggggaagaggggggcTGGGTTCACCAAACAGCAGGGGAAGAAGGTGCAAGCAAATACATCAGAAAACTTGTATGGGGATATCCAAAATAGCTTGTCTTTAAGGGGGATCACCTCCACTCCCCGCACCACCGGCAAAGACAGCCCCCTAATAAGCCCGGAGAACAAGCCCCCTGCAAACACTCTCTTGCAGGCTTCTCTATAAAATTTCTCCTGGTGGAGCCGCtccaaaattctgctgctgctgctgcttcttttcacCCTCCCCGGGAAAGGGAGATGCCTCTTTTTGTTGCAAattctgcttgctgctgctgctcctcgtTGTCTGCCCGTGCGTACGGAAGAAGTTGCTGCCGATTCTTCTTCCCGCTCCTCTCCGCCGTTTGCAAAGCAGCCTcctcagcagcaacagcagccacGCACGTTGGCACCAGTTTGTCTGCTTTGCAAGGACCCAAAGCCTTTAAATTTCCTGCACTTTCAGCTTCATCTCCATGGAAACCACAGACTCTCTTCtaacccaccccaccccccttaaaaaaaaaccacacacacaacacaACCCCCACTCCCACAAAAGTCCAGGAGAGCGCggcttcccccttcccacccgGCAGACACCCTCTGGTGGGGAAGGCTGAGGCGGGAgccgccgctgcctccccccgccTTCCGCACGCCGCCGCTCACGCGAGCCCGCCGCGCCTCGGGAGATGCTGCTCtcgccggggcggccgccggccggcccgctccgcccgccccgccggaaCGCTCCTCCGGCCGCCGGCGACGGCTCCTCGCTCGGCCTCGCCGCCGCGCTCCGCAGCGCGGGTCACCCCATGGGTGCAGCCCgcgcggcggcggagcgcggccTCTCCCGTTCGCCCCGCGCGGCACCGCGGCCCGGCTGCCCGCGGAGGGCGGCAGCGCGCCCCGCGGTGCGCAGGCTTCCGCGCTGGCTCTCCCGTCGCTGCCCGcgccctcctgccccggccgGCGCTCCCCGGCCGCTGGGGGCTGCTTGCCCGGCTCCGCACATGGGCCCGTCATGCACTGCCCACCGCGCCCGGCtggccgcccgcccgcccgcggggccgcTGCAGACACCTCCTCTGCCCGCGCCCAGCCGCGGCCCGGCGCCGCGCGGCAGCTGCCGGCCGCCTTCCCGGGCGGAGCGAGCCCTCTGCTGgcggcgccgcgccgcgggccggggccggcggccgcccgcggGCGGGCGGTGGGCACGGGGAGAGCGAGAGGCGGCGGAAAGCCAGCGCCTCTGTCGCATTTTTAGGGGATCGGAGAAGCCCCTGGAATAAGCCTCCCGTGCCGCGCGGGTGGACGCGGGCAGAAGCAGCGGTGTGCGAAACCTCGGTGCAGTACcgcggggtgggaggaggaggttCCCGCGGACGGTGCTCAGACCTCAGCGGCTACGGTCGAGCGAGACCCTCCGTATGGAGCCTGAGATCCCCCGGGAAGAGCCCGGTGGCTCCGCTCCCATTGCAGATTGCTCCGGCAGGCTGCGAGGCTCCGCTGCGGTCCTGCCAGCACTTACTTAGCATTTTTCTAGGGAGTGCTCTAAGACTTCTCCATCAGAAACACAATTCTCAGTTACACCCCCGATCCATACAGAAAAGACGGGAACTACCTCAATAGCAAATACAGAAAACGATTTAAAATATTGATACTAAATGCTACTTCCATTGCAGAATTACTGTCTGACAAAGAGCACTCGCAAGGCATGGCAGGCAGCATGCTGTAAGGGGAGGTGAACAGTCTATTAAGGTTTGAGTAAAATTTCCCAAAGTGCTCGAACCCCATTCCTGCAGGCTATTTTAGGCACTTAGGAGCCTAAGTTTAATGGGACTGAAGCGCAGCCATTTCACCTAAATTATTTATGCATCTGTTTAAATGTTAACCTTCAAATTTTGGTTCATTATGAAAGTAATATATAGATCGTATTACCCAGGTTGagtgttttttctaaaaattaacagtattttttcaaCTATTTTCACTCCCGACgttaaatttaaaacaactcttattttgctttatacCTGAGCATGTAGGGCATTTTATAAACAATAtgtaactgaaataaattacatgaaaaagatggaaaactgACCCTAGCTCTACACTGTAAAAGGAGCCTCACAGTGACACTTGCTACTACGATGTCAGTCAAGGATCTGCTGCAGTTTTATTAGATATTTGTTCACCTGGAAGTTTAGGTCTCTACCTTCATCTAGAACCTGACAAACTTTCATTGCTGGAACTTGGCATACAAGTTGTCCCTGGAAATAAGTGAGAAGCCACACCTCttatctttcagaataaaactcCCCAAAATTCAAGAGTAGAAACTTAATCAGGAACTGAAGACAGACATTCTGCTGAATTTAGGTCTTAACTGGATATGACTTCGATGCTGAACTGAGTATGAGTAGGACATGGAGGTGCTAAGGTCTGCACAGAGCCAGTGAGTGAGCTCAGACACAAGCTGCTTCTGGCTCAGGTTCTCACCGAGGTCATAGCCTGTTCACACCACGGTTCCACTCCTGCCTCCTGGGATTTGGCCTGTAGAAGCTGCTCCTCTGTCACTGAGCTGAGCTGGGGAGGGTCTGTTCGCCCCCTGTTCAAATGTTCATCCCCTGTTTAAATGTTCGTCCACACACCCCCCATTTTTTTGCCCACCCTGCAGGACAAAATGTTTCCTGACACACAGGAGCATAAGCCTGCACTCAATGCTCATCGGCTGATCGACTGCTTCTGGGAAGGATTGATGTGACTGTTCAGGAGAGAGCAGTTGTGAGGATGGGTGATGAATCCTAGCCAAGTGTTAATGGTTTTTTTTGGGTGcctgtctgtctctttctctttcctcactATCTTTCTACCTCCAGCCAATAAGTCACCTGTGAGtccctgcaaatatttttgaattcACTTTTAAACCACCTTGCTTAAACACAAAGGCACAAATAACAATATTAGGTTAAAATAATAGTGTTTCgaacagaaggcaaaaattCAGAAGTTATACCTAATgtcttgtatttcttctttaataataaattcagttttactCAGCTGGTATTTGAAAACAATTCTTTAACTACCAGTCTCTAAGTCTAGAAATAAAACCTATAAGGTCTATGTCCTGTCTATTTCATGCCAGGTGTGTGTTTAAGATTCTACCTTTAAAACTCTGATCCTAAGGAAGCACTCGAAGACCTTTCTCTCCTCAACTGGGTTACCTGTAGGAGGAAACGTTTTCTGGAATGAGGCTGGTTCAGATGGACTGCCTCTTTAAGGTACAGAGATTTGTTCTGAGCGGAGCAGGCTGGGGCTCAGTAATTCCTCAAGCGCAGGTGTCCGCCTGGGGTGCACCGGGCTCCTGGCAAGGCGGTGAAAGCTTGAGGGATGCAGAAGTGACAGAAGTCACTTGTGGCCCAAGAATTTCTTGGTGGAATGGCTGATAGTAGGACTGGGGAAGAGCTGCCAGTAACAGCTCTGCCAGAAGCCTCTGGGTCAGAGGGAAAAGAGATTTGCATTCCCATCAAACTGGTTTATTTCAGGgtttgctgaaaacagcagtaaaTGAAACCTGGAGGTAAAGGGCCTGACCCAGGCTCTGTGTATGATGCCAGCCCTTCCTGGGATAGGGAGAGAGGCCAGCAGCTCATAGAGGCCTTAGCTGGTTACTCTACTGGCAATGGTGCAcgaagcagaggagaaaacaacTCCCTTCACCTCAGCTTTATTGGTTCTGGAGTGCTGTCAGtagtaaaaatgtgttttttcagtaGACAAAGCAAATACAACCTTCAAGGCACACAGGAAGCCAAATGCGGGCAAGAGTAAGATGCCACTTCTGCAGGGTCACATCTCTGATGAGGAGAGAAGAGGTatgcagcctgtgctgctctgcttaCGACTCTGGAGGCACAGCTCTGAAAACACATTATGTAAGGATCTGATTTCAGTCCACAACAGCAAGGATGCACAGAAAGAATTCAGAATAGATTTGTTTCCCATTAAATCTACTAACAGAAAATGGCCTGACCTACTTCACCCAACCCAGTGCCCAGGGACATCCCACTGAATTCAGCCCATGGTGTCGAATCAATCTGGTCTATGAGCAATGGTCTCAAGCTCGATGCACGCACGACTCTAAAACACAGAGCGAATCTCACAGAAAGTAATAAACCACCACAAGACTGGGATGAGGAAGAACTATGCCAGGTGTGCTTGGAAGAGCCGTGCCTTCCTTAGGAGTGGAGGCTTCCTTACAACTATTCTTGTTTC contains:
- the NOG gene encoding noggin, whose amino-acid sequence is MDHSQCLVTIYALVVLLGLRLEQGACQHYLHIRPAPSDNLPLVDLIEHPDPIFDPKEKDLNETLLRNLMGGHFDPNFMAISLPEDRLGVDDLAELDLLLRQRPSGAMPSEIKGLEFYDGLQPGKKHRLSKKLRRKLQMWLWSQTFCPVLYTWNDLGSRFWPRYVKVGSCYSKRSCSVPEGMVCKPAKSVHLTILRWRCQRRGGQRCTWIPIQYPIISECKCSC